The following coding sequences lie in one Moritella viscosa genomic window:
- a CDS encoding putative lipoprotein: MQASWMILMGIGCLIILALSMYAGRLLYRVKAQQVQLLNQQNEAVAARKVRITESVQIIAKAMGREECDLSEGTIRISKLLAAIPAAEPVDWSLQYPDLHAFYDKIKHMPIMDARSELSKKARMQFDLDRFRFEGEYAERVQKDVVRLTTFEC; the protein is encoded by the coding sequence ATGCAAGCGAGTTGGATGATATTAATGGGCATCGGATGCCTGATCATTCTGGCATTATCAATGTATGCGGGACGTTTATTGTATCGTGTGAAAGCACAACAAGTGCAGTTGCTAAATCAACAAAATGAAGCTGTTGCTGCACGTAAAGTCCGCATTACTGAAAGTGTACAGATTATTGCTAAAGCGATGGGACGTGAAGAATGTGACCTGTCAGAAGGCACTATTCGTATCAGTAAATTATTGGCGGCTATACCTGCTGCAGAACCTGTTGATTGGTCTCTGCAATATCCTGATTTGCATGCGTTTTATGATAAAATAAAACATATGCCAATCATGGATGCTCGCAGTGAACTATCAAAAAAAGCACGTATGCAATTTGATTTAGATCGTTTTCGTTTTGAAGGTGAATATGCAGAACGTGTGCAAAAAGACGTAGTCCGCTTAACTACGTTTGAATGTTAA
- the hemN gene encoding oxygen-independent coproporphyrinogen III oxidase: protein MLNQKLVWDQAMIEKYNYSGPRYTSYPTALEFDESFGYQDFRFACEETPDKPLSLYVHIPFCHKLCYYCGCNKVITRHQHKADPYLDVLEAEIKQQAAFFKNRNVSQLHWGGGTPTFLTQPQIQRLMNALKNSFNFDDDAEISIEVDPREIELSTIDLLAKVGFNRLSLGVQDFDKKVQAAINRDQDEDFIFALIKRAHELGFKSTNIDLIYGLPHQTKATFHKTLERVLDLDPARLTVFNYAHLPSLFAGQRKMKEEDMPSPSDRLAILEDAIAFLTDNGYQFIGMDHFAKPDDELAIAQREGILHRNFQGYTTQGETDLLGLGVSSISQIGNAYSQNQKELKMYYKQVGELGHAQWRGVGLNDDDSIRRAVIKQLMCNFELDMDKIANTFKLDFATYFAEDMALLQTFINDELVIIEGNMLQVAPKGKLLIRNICMCFDVYLRQRARQQQFSRVI from the coding sequence ATGCTAAATCAAAAATTAGTCTGGGATCAGGCTATGATCGAAAAATATAATTACAGTGGTCCAAGATATACATCTTATCCAACTGCGTTGGAATTTGATGAGTCTTTTGGTTATCAAGACTTCCGCTTTGCTTGCGAAGAAACACCTGATAAGCCGTTGTCATTGTATGTGCATATTCCTTTCTGCCATAAGCTTTGTTATTACTGCGGTTGTAACAAGGTCATTACCCGCCATCAGCATAAAGCCGATCCGTACCTTGATGTGCTTGAAGCTGAGATTAAGCAACAAGCTGCGTTTTTCAAAAACCGTAACGTATCGCAATTACATTGGGGCGGTGGCACTCCAACATTTTTAACTCAACCACAAATTCAACGTTTGATGAATGCGTTAAAAAACAGTTTTAATTTTGACGACGATGCTGAAATTTCGATTGAAGTTGACCCGCGTGAAATTGAACTCAGTACCATTGATTTATTAGCGAAAGTTGGTTTTAATCGTTTGAGTCTGGGTGTGCAAGATTTCGATAAAAAAGTGCAAGCGGCAATCAACCGTGATCAAGATGAAGACTTCATTTTTGCGCTTATCAAACGTGCTCATGAGCTAGGGTTCAAATCGACCAATATTGATTTAATTTATGGCTTACCACATCAAACCAAAGCAACTTTCCATAAAACCTTGGAGCGTGTGCTAGATTTAGACCCGGCACGTTTAACGGTATTCAATTATGCGCATTTACCAAGTTTGTTTGCTGGTCAGCGTAAAATGAAAGAAGAAGATATGCCGTCACCTTCTGATCGCTTAGCTATTTTAGAAGATGCGATCGCGTTTTTGACCGATAACGGTTATCAATTTATTGGTATGGATCATTTTGCAAAGCCTGATGATGAATTAGCGATTGCCCAGCGCGAAGGTATATTACATCGTAATTTCCAAGGTTATACCACTCAAGGTGAAACGGATTTGTTGGGGTTAGGTGTATCATCAATTAGCCAAATTGGTAATGCCTATTCGCAAAACCAAAAAGAACTTAAAATGTACTATAAGCAAGTGGGTGAGCTTGGTCATGCACAATGGCGTGGTGTGGGTCTGAATGATGATGATTCGATTCGTCGCGCGGTGATTAAACAGCTAATGTGTAATTTTGAGCTGGATATGGACAAGATTGCGAATACTTTCAAACTAGATTTTGCCACTTACTTTGCTGAAGACATGGCATTATTACAAACTTTCATTAACGATGAACTGGTTATTATTGAAGGTAATATGTTGCAGGTCGCACCGAAAGGAAAATTATTGATCCGTAATATTTGTATGTGTTTTGATGTGTACTTACGTCAACGTGCACGTCAGCAACAGTTTTCTCGCGTGATTTAA